One window from the genome of Breoghania sp. L-A4 encodes:
- a CDS encoding SPFH domain-containing protein: MPFDVYGFDVAIIILLALVVIVVLSGVKTVPQGYTFTVERFGRYTRTLAPGLNLIVPFVDRIGRKMNMMEQVLDVPSQEVITRDNATVTVDGVTFYQIIDAARAAYEVLGLENAILNLTMTNIRSVMGSMDLDELLSNRDEINAKLLRVVDAAAEPWGLKMTRIEIKDINPPRDLVEAMGRQMKAEREKRASILEAEGERQSEILKAEGEKQGLILQAEGRREAAFRDAEARERSAEAEAKATQMVSEAISTGDVQAINYFVATKYVEALTQMAKSPNQKMLFLPMEATSILGTLGGIGAIARETFGTDAPAGRRAGSVPATGAAPGATPRPGGEGERS; encoded by the coding sequence ATGCCTTTCGACGTCTACGGCTTCGATGTCGCGATCATCATTCTTCTCGCCCTTGTCGTCATCGTCGTCCTGTCCGGCGTCAAGACGGTGCCCCAGGGCTATACCTTCACGGTCGAGCGCTTCGGGCGCTACACGCGCACGCTTGCACCTGGGCTCAATCTCATCGTTCCCTTCGTCGACCGTATCGGCCGGAAGATGAACATGATGGAGCAGGTTCTCGACGTGCCCTCGCAGGAAGTGATCACCCGCGACAACGCGACCGTCACGGTCGACGGCGTGACCTTCTACCAGATCATCGACGCGGCGCGCGCCGCCTATGAGGTCCTTGGCCTGGAGAACGCCATCCTCAACCTCACAATGACCAACATCCGCTCGGTGATGGGGTCGATGGATCTGGACGAACTGCTGTCCAACCGCGACGAGATCAACGCCAAGCTGCTGCGCGTCGTCGACGCGGCGGCCGAGCCCTGGGGTCTCAAGATGACCCGCATCGAGATCAAGGACATCAACCCGCCGCGCGATCTGGTCGAGGCGATGGGCCGGCAGATGAAGGCGGAGCGCGAGAAGCGCGCCTCGATCCTGGAGGCGGAAGGCGAGCGGCAGTCGGAAATTCTCAAAGCCGAGGGCGAGAAGCAGGGCCTGATCCTGCAGGCCGAGGGGCGGCGCGAGGCGGCGTTCCGCGACGCGGAGGCGCGGGAACGGTCGGCTGAGGCCGAGGCGAAGGCGACGCAGATGGTCAGCGAGGCGATTTCCACCGGCGACGTCCAGGCGATCAACTATTTCGTCGCCACCAAATATGTCGAGGCGCTGACCCAGATGGCCAAGTCGCCGAACCAGAAGATGCTGTTCCTGCCGATGGAGGCCACCTCGATCCTGGGAACGCTGGGCGGGATCGGCGCGATCGCGCGCGAGACCTTCGGCACGGACGCGCCTGCCGGACGCCGCGCAGGCTCTGTTCCGGCCACTGGCGCGGCGCCGGGCGCGACACCGCGTCCGGGCGGCGAGGGAGAGCGGTCTTGA
- a CDS encoding GDSL-type esterase/lipase family protein, with protein MMAFVAAMGGEALAAGPAPENAPIVVAQNEGWHPLRPLFRLFGGGRTQKRTVKEVEQKKPVVRRAPVAPKIVEVPKDPDARVILVVGDTMADGVHTGLTSALAETPGLKVEKLVQRSQGLVREPEWPARIIEALETQQVDLVVVMLGADDRRPIQGKAGRLTFRDPEWERAYRDYVQGVVSAVREARKPLIWVGLPPASGPDRRADFLYLNDIYKAQVEPADAIFVDIWEAFLSEAGKYTSYGADVDGTRRRLRTEDGLYFNWWGYRKVAFFVEQPIARILGEGPALDLALPQNDPDFLLLTGIASEEETLAGAEIAPAIPIEGSLQHKLIVEGRALPRVAGRADDFTRPAE; from the coding sequence ATGATGGCGTTCGTCGCGGCGATGGGCGGCGAGGCCCTTGCCGCGGGTCCTGCGCCCGAGAACGCGCCTATCGTCGTTGCACAGAATGAGGGCTGGCATCCATTGCGGCCATTGTTCCGCCTGTTTGGCGGCGGGCGAACCCAGAAGCGTACCGTGAAAGAGGTTGAGCAGAAGAAACCGGTGGTGCGGCGGGCCCCGGTCGCGCCGAAGATTGTCGAGGTTCCGAAAGATCCGGATGCGCGCGTCATCCTCGTGGTTGGCGATACGATGGCGGACGGAGTGCACACAGGGCTGACCAGCGCGTTGGCCGAAACGCCGGGGCTCAAAGTCGAGAAGCTTGTTCAACGATCGCAAGGTCTTGTGCGCGAGCCGGAGTGGCCTGCTCGCATCATCGAAGCGCTGGAGACCCAGCAGGTCGATCTCGTGGTGGTGATGCTCGGTGCTGACGACCGGCGCCCGATCCAGGGGAAAGCTGGACGGCTGACCTTTCGCGATCCGGAGTGGGAACGCGCCTATCGGGACTATGTTCAAGGGGTGGTGTCGGCGGTGCGCGAGGCGCGCAAGCCTCTGATCTGGGTCGGGCTCCCGCCGGCCAGCGGCCCCGACAGACGCGCCGACTTCCTCTATCTGAACGACATCTACAAGGCACAGGTCGAGCCCGCCGACGCGATATTCGTCGATATCTGGGAAGCGTTCCTGAGCGAGGCTGGCAAATACACCTCCTACGGCGCGGATGTGGACGGCACCCGACGCCGGCTGCGGACCGAGGATGGGCTGTATTTCAACTGGTGGGGATACCGCAAAGTGGCGTTCTTCGTGGAACAGCCGATCGCGCGGATTCTTGGCGAGGGTCCCGCGTTGGACCTGGCGCTGCCGCAGAACGATCCCGACTTCCTGCTGCTCACCGGCATCGCGAGCGAAGAGGAAACGCTGGCGGGAGCCGAAATCGCGCCGGCCATTCCGATCGAGGGATCACTGCAGCACAAGCTGATCGTCGAAGGCCGGGCGCTGCCGCGGGTCGCCGGACGGGCGGATGATTTCACGAGACCGGCCGAATAA
- a CDS encoding ATP-binding protein, producing the protein MADTGIFTMDTLRTAACRFTANTTIIYFNSLFSTVFDRDSEPCIGSRLLDMVPEAFHADLAALAGLTPQNPSSSVRIPIVDGKGGSIPLVWDCKADFTPEGSLRFITAFARPASDDLNYRTAIESLLKVANDPALDYDARACGILTCARNYFDMDTAHVERLSEDGAFTEVDQRGLGDITAQDRQSIPLADTALGLLIDSGKVLAVPDIGKTPHAALSEKAPLSPVALLASGIYVNRKLYGAVVFASNRPRTQQFSSQQTQYCTLVGQWLGFIIEQHRFLTELQLRERKYRHLFEDAPAMISILDASERISDVNNSWLTTLGYERTSVIGRRVTDFFAAPHANGPTPELQHDVHNVPLDLVTRDGQIVQSRLSTLGSTEATSATLAVMVDVTERNRVLLDLTNIRKTLTKANEELKRFNAIAAHDLQEPLRKIRLFGGILKSALKDTANPEIETAIEKIIDAANRLTTLVKDLLLYSRESERSYARQKVNLAPLLDEAINDLALIIADTDAQIRIFDLPEIEGDPVPLQRLFTNLILNALKYRREDINPEIEIFARTGAEESLELIVRDNGIGFKPGEERKIFAPFVRIQPEKSSGSGIGLAICKSIATGHGWTIRAENRAAGGPTSSSPWIGKRPQEPRRRQHRTNTRPRASVRRNRHEPPEPRPN; encoded by the coding sequence ATGGCAGACACCGGCATTTTCACGATGGATACGCTGAGAACAGCAGCATGCCGATTCACAGCCAACACAACAATAATCTATTTCAACAGTCTTTTCTCCACAGTCTTTGACCGTGATTCGGAGCCGTGCATCGGTTCGCGACTGCTTGACATGGTGCCCGAAGCCTTTCACGCAGATCTTGCCGCGCTCGCCGGGTTGACGCCACAAAACCCCTCCTCCTCGGTGCGTATCCCGATTGTCGACGGCAAAGGCGGATCCATTCCACTGGTGTGGGACTGCAAGGCGGACTTCACGCCCGAGGGATCCTTGCGTTTCATCACGGCATTCGCACGCCCGGCTTCCGACGACCTCAACTATCGCACGGCGATTGAAAGCCTGCTGAAGGTCGCCAACGACCCGGCGCTTGACTACGACGCGCGTGCCTGCGGCATTCTCACCTGCGCGCGGAACTACTTCGACATGGACACGGCCCATGTCGAACGGCTCAGCGAGGACGGCGCATTCACGGAAGTCGATCAGCGCGGCCTTGGCGATATCACCGCTCAAGATAGGCAGAGCATCCCCTTGGCCGACACCGCGCTCGGTCTCCTGATCGACAGCGGGAAAGTGCTCGCCGTCCCCGATATCGGCAAGACACCTCACGCCGCATTGTCGGAAAAGGCGCCCTTGTCCCCTGTCGCATTGCTGGCGTCGGGAATTTACGTGAACCGCAAATTGTACGGTGCGGTGGTCTTCGCCAGCAACCGCCCCCGCACGCAACAGTTCTCCAGTCAGCAGACGCAATACTGCACGCTCGTCGGCCAGTGGCTGGGTTTCATCATCGAACAACACCGTTTCCTCACCGAGCTTCAGTTGCGGGAACGCAAATACCGCCATCTTTTCGAAGATGCGCCTGCGATGATCAGCATTCTCGATGCGAGCGAGCGCATATCAGATGTAAACAACAGTTGGCTCACGACCCTCGGCTACGAGCGCACGTCCGTTATCGGCCGGCGCGTCACCGATTTTTTCGCAGCGCCCCATGCGAATGGCCCGACTCCGGAACTGCAGCACGACGTGCACAACGTGCCCCTCGACCTCGTCACCCGCGACGGGCAGATCGTGCAGAGCCGGCTCTCGACGCTGGGCAGTACCGAAGCGACCTCGGCGACCCTGGCGGTGATGGTCGACGTCACCGAGCGCAACCGGGTGCTTCTGGACCTGACGAACATTCGCAAGACACTGACAAAGGCCAATGAGGAACTCAAACGCTTCAACGCGATCGCCGCGCATGATTTGCAGGAGCCGCTTCGCAAGATCCGCCTGTTCGGCGGGATCTTGAAGTCGGCGCTCAAAGACACCGCCAACCCCGAGATCGAGACGGCGATCGAGAAAATCATCGACGCCGCGAATCGATTGACGACGCTGGTCAAGGACCTCCTCTTGTACAGCCGGGAAAGCGAGCGCTCCTACGCCCGCCAGAAAGTGAACCTGGCGCCGCTGCTCGACGAAGCCATCAATGACCTTGCCCTGATCATCGCCGATACCGATGCGCAGATTCGGATCTTCGACCTGCCCGAGATCGAAGGCGATCCGGTGCCGCTGCAGCGCCTGTTCACAAACCTGATTCTCAACGCGCTCAAGTACCGCCGGGAAGACATCAATCCCGAAATCGAAATCTTCGCACGCACCGGCGCCGAGGAATCGCTTGAATTGATCGTCAGGGACAACGGCATCGGGTTCAAGCCTGGAGAAGAGCGAAAGATCTTCGCGCCCTTCGTTCGCATTCAACCGGAAAAATCATCTGGATCAGGCATTGGCCTGGCGATCTGCAAGTCAATTGCCACGGGCCACGGATGGACCATACGCGCGGAAAACCGGGCTGCGGGGGGGCCGACCTCATCATCACCCTGGATCGGGAAACGGCCACAGGAGCCTCGGAGGCGTCAGCATCGAACGAACACGCGGCCACGAGCGTCGGTCAGGCGCAATCGACATGAGCCACCAGAACCCCGGCCAAATTGA
- a CDS encoding outer membrane beta-barrel protein, with protein MPYRLRLGLCLFALAGPAAAQQMDDPMALRGVMARDDERDAATDMGADAETPADAVDTVEAASEQPLLIDAVEANAPQGRVRSVQPLTTGSIRPGSQPIEDEGVFGGDTQRDAARGIRAGSFLVFPELTLRGGVTDNASGAPGGASGSLYRVEPGLRLRSDWERHAYELSLRGSYKGYIDDPDDNAPSLDYSSSLRIDATDETTLEGTLTYALATEGRSTAESAGNTGKRVLSHDLEGTLSATREVGLIAATLRGSVGGSAYTGGTGTSRNNAVASAGLRLGYDFRAAISPFAEAAVLGRMYENAPGRDALGYELRGGLAIDRGDKLSGEVAVGYHLEDLEGTGFKTLEGVLVEAALVWSPSRLTTVTLNASTAFEATSLAGSSGSIVYGGDATVAHSLTSDLAVDAGGTAAYRRYQGLDLEELTLSGSVGATYAITSYAAVQARYTYEWFDSTQAGSNYTSNTIEAGLRLRR; from the coding sequence ATGCCATATCGCCTGCGCCTTGGTCTTTGTCTCTTCGCTCTCGCCGGTCCGGCGGCGGCGCAGCAGATGGATGACCCGATGGCGCTGCGTGGGGTGATGGCGCGGGATGACGAACGGGATGCGGCGACGGACATGGGCGCGGATGCAGAGACGCCGGCCGATGCCGTTGACACGGTCGAGGCCGCATCCGAACAACCCTTGTTGATCGATGCCGTCGAAGCCAACGCGCCGCAAGGGCGGGTGCGTTCCGTTCAGCCCTTGACCACGGGCAGCATTCGCCCCGGATCCCAGCCCATCGAGGACGAGGGCGTGTTCGGCGGCGATACGCAGCGAGATGCGGCGCGCGGCATCCGGGCAGGCAGCTTTCTGGTGTTTCCCGAGCTTACGTTGCGGGGCGGTGTCACTGACAACGCATCTGGTGCCCCGGGCGGTGCGTCCGGATCACTGTACCGGGTGGAGCCCGGGCTTCGTCTTCGCTCCGATTGGGAACGCCACGCCTATGAGTTGAGTCTGCGCGGATCCTACAAGGGCTACATCGATGATCCGGATGATAACGCGCCGTCGCTCGACTATTCATCGAGCCTTCGGATCGACGCAACCGACGAGACGACGCTCGAAGGCACTTTGACCTACGCGCTGGCGACCGAGGGCCGGTCGACAGCGGAAAGCGCGGGCAACACGGGCAAGCGCGTGCTTTCGCATGATCTCGAAGGCACGCTCTCGGCGACCCGCGAAGTCGGGCTGATCGCTGCGACCTTGCGCGGTTCCGTGGGCGGGTCCGCCTATACCGGAGGCACTGGGACATCGCGCAACAATGCGGTGGCCTCAGCGGGGCTGCGGCTTGGATATGATTTTCGTGCGGCGATCTCGCCGTTCGCGGAGGCGGCCGTTCTTGGCCGCATGTACGAGAATGCGCCGGGACGTGACGCCCTGGGTTACGAGTTGCGCGGCGGACTGGCGATCGATCGGGGCGACAAGCTGAGCGGCGAAGTGGCCGTGGGCTATCACCTTGAGGACCTGGAAGGGACGGGCTTCAAGACTCTCGAGGGCGTGCTCGTGGAGGCGGCGCTGGTCTGGTCGCCGAGCCGCCTGACCACGGTGACGCTGAATGCCTCGACGGCATTCGAGGCTACCTCGCTGGCGGGCAGTTCCGGATCGATCGTCTATGGTGGCGACGCTACGGTCGCGCACTCGCTGACCAGCGATCTTGCGGTCGATGCCGGTGGCACGGCGGCCTACCGGCGCTATCAGGGGCTGGATCTTGAGGAACTGACGCTGTCGGGTTCTGTGGGCGCGACCTACGCGATCACCTCCTATGCGGCAGTGCAGGCGCGCTACACCTACGAGTGGTTCGACAGCACGCAGGCCGGAAGCAACTACACGAGCAACACGATCGAAGCCGGGCTCAGACTGCGGCGGTGA
- a CDS encoding NfeD family protein, with protein sequence MSYAETLVQMLGPWSWHVAGLLLLGLEILVPGTFFLWFGVAALIVGTLALFVDMPWQLTLLLFMAIALICLFAGRRLMKGRESGEGDSGLNRRGQRYVGRHFIIDEPIVQGAGRLHVDDTIWRISGPDLPAGARVTVTGVNGASLVVAAAVGD encoded by the coding sequence TTGAGCTACGCCGAAACGCTGGTTCAGATGCTCGGGCCGTGGAGCTGGCATGTTGCCGGCCTGCTGCTGCTCGGGCTGGAAATCCTGGTGCCCGGCACCTTTTTCCTGTGGTTCGGCGTCGCGGCGCTGATCGTCGGCACGCTCGCGCTGTTCGTCGACATGCCCTGGCAGCTCACCTTGCTGCTGTTCATGGCAATCGCGCTGATCTGCCTGTTCGCCGGACGCAGGCTGATGAAAGGGCGCGAGAGCGGCGAGGGCGATTCGGGCCTCAACCGGCGCGGTCAGCGTTATGTGGGACGCCACTTCATTATCGACGAGCCAATCGTCCAGGGTGCGGGGCGGCTGCACGTCGATGACACGATCTGGCGGATCTCGGGCCCCGACCTGCCGGCCGGCGCGCGGGTGACCGTCACCGGAGTGAACGGCGCTTCCCTTGTCGTCGCGGCCGCGGTTGGCGACTGA
- the hemH gene encoding ferrochelatase translates to MREAALPEGHPPVATGKIGVLLVNLGTPDGTSYWPMRRYLREFLSDRRVIELSRWLWLPILYGIVLVFRPKKSGRAYAEIWNNELDESPLRTITRSQSDALAAAFAADDRVIVDWAMRYGQPSIEEKLLGLKDAGCERILVFPLYPQYSASTTATVNDKTFEALMKLRWQPALRTVPPYHDDPVYIDALAESIETAVAGLDFEPEQILASFHGVPQSYFAKGDPYHCHCQKTTRLLRERLGWDTDRLKITFQSRFGPEEWLQPYTDKTVEALAKQGVKRIAVINPGFVADCLETLEEIAGEAAEIFEHNGGEKFAHIPCLNDSAGGIKVLETVVRRELQGWL, encoded by the coding sequence ATGCGCGAGGCGGCGCTCCCGGAAGGGCATCCGCCGGTTGCTACCGGAAAAATCGGCGTGCTGCTCGTCAATCTCGGAACACCGGACGGCACCAGCTACTGGCCGATGCGCCGCTACCTGCGCGAGTTCCTGTCCGACCGGCGGGTGATCGAGCTGTCGCGCTGGCTGTGGTTGCCGATCCTCTATGGCATCGTGCTGGTTTTCCGGCCGAAGAAGTCCGGACGCGCCTATGCTGAAATCTGGAACAACGAGCTGGACGAATCGCCGTTGCGCACGATCACCCGCAGCCAGAGCGACGCATTGGCCGCCGCCTTCGCCGCGGACGATCGCGTTATCGTTGATTGGGCGATGCGCTACGGTCAGCCGTCGATCGAGGAGAAGCTTCTTGGCCTGAAGGATGCAGGGTGCGAGCGGATCCTGGTGTTTCCGCTGTATCCGCAATATTCGGCGTCGACGACCGCGACCGTGAACGACAAGACGTTCGAGGCCTTGATGAAGCTGCGCTGGCAGCCGGCCCTGCGGACCGTGCCGCCCTATCACGACGATCCCGTGTATATCGACGCGCTGGCCGAGAGTATCGAGACGGCGGTCGCCGGGCTGGATTTCGAGCCGGAGCAGATTCTGGCGTCATTTCACGGCGTGCCGCAATCCTATTTCGCCAAGGGCGATCCCTATCACTGTCATTGTCAGAAAACGACGCGGCTGCTGCGCGAGCGCCTGGGATGGGACACGGACCGGCTGAAAATCACGTTTCAGTCGCGGTTTGGTCCGGAGGAGTGGCTGCAGCCCTACACCGACAAGACCGTCGAGGCGCTGGCCAAGCAGGGTGTCAAGCGGATCGCCGTGATCAATCCCGGATTCGTCGCCGACTGCCTGGAGACGCTAGAGGAGATCGCCGGAGAGGCGGCGGAGATTTTCGAGCACAACGGTGGCGAGAAATTCGCCCATATCCCGTGCCTGAACGACAGCGCGGGCGGGATCAAGGTGCTTGAAACGGTTGTGCGGCGCGAGCTTCAGGGCTGGCTGTAA
- a CDS encoding MotA/TolQ/ExbB proton channel family protein, producing the protein MDLATIIGMVAGAAVVFVAIFIGGSLSQFIDVPSLLIVLGGGLAATLIRFPLSGIVGAFIVGSKVGFTHKKIEPRDLVEQITEMADVVRKSGPLGLENVEIDDPTLAKGVQYIADGYETDFIRESMERERDLYLERLAEGKRVFKGLGDSAPAFGMIGTLVGLVQMLANMDDPSTIGPSMAIALLTTLYGALLSNLICLPLVDKLDAKFDVEELNQTLVIDGVMQIRESKSPAIIREMLIAYLPEKARQGMEDAA; encoded by the coding sequence ATGGATCTGGCAACAATCATCGGAATGGTCGCTGGCGCCGCCGTGGTGTTTGTCGCCATTTTCATCGGCGGCAGCCTTTCGCAGTTCATTGACGTACCCTCGCTCCTGATCGTCCTTGGTGGCGGCCTCGCCGCGACGTTGATCCGCTTTCCGCTGAGCGGAATCGTGGGGGCCTTTATCGTCGGCAGCAAGGTCGGCTTCACACACAAGAAAATCGAACCGCGCGATCTCGTTGAACAGATCACCGAGATGGCTGACGTGGTGCGCAAGTCCGGTCCGCTCGGGCTCGAGAACGTCGAAATCGACGATCCGACCCTGGCCAAGGGCGTGCAGTACATCGCCGATGGCTATGAAACCGATTTCATCCGCGAATCGATGGAGCGCGAGCGCGATCTCTATCTGGAACGGCTTGCTGAAGGCAAACGCGTCTTCAAGGGGCTGGGCGACAGTGCGCCGGCCTTCGGCATGATCGGCACTCTGGTTGGCCTTGTTCAGATGCTCGCCAATATGGACGATCCCTCGACCATCGGCCCTTCCATGGCGATCGCGTTGCTGACGACGCTCTACGGAGCCCTGCTGTCCAACCTCATCTGCCTTCCGCTGGTCGACAAGCTTGACGCCAAGTTTGATGTCGAGGAGCTGAACCAGACCCTGGTGATCGATGGCGTGATGCAGATTCGCGAATCCAAGAGCCCGGCGATCATCCGCGAAATGCTCATCGCCTATCTTCCTGAGAAGGCGCGCCAGGGTATGGAAGACGCGGCCTAA
- a CDS encoding response regulator codes for MAIDPEIIVGSSKPNDSSRGPWRMAVALGPDERAEATVDAHVLLVEDDPDDVMVIKRSLRDSPIKLDMRVCEDGKIAFDYLEARAAEDLAPPDLILLDLNMPVIDGATFLQKLRAHDTLHSIPVCVLTTATDEETIRQAYESGANAVVSKVDTLEGMSAILNTIVEFWFSTAQRYYLD; via the coding sequence ATGGCGATTGATCCGGAGATCATTGTCGGCTCTTCGAAACCAAATGACTCTTCGAGAGGTCCTTGGCGAATGGCAGTTGCGTTAGGCCCGGATGAACGGGCGGAAGCTACCGTCGATGCACACGTCTTGCTGGTCGAGGACGATCCTGACGACGTTATGGTGATCAAGCGCTCCTTGCGCGATTCTCCGATTAAGCTCGATATGCGGGTTTGCGAGGACGGGAAGATCGCGTTCGATTACCTCGAAGCGCGGGCCGCGGAGGATCTGGCGCCGCCGGACCTTATTCTGCTCGATCTGAACATGCCTGTGATCGATGGCGCCACCTTTCTGCAAAAGCTGCGCGCGCACGATACGCTGCATTCCATTCCGGTTTGCGTGCTCACGACGGCGACGGATGAGGAAACCATCCGCCAAGCCTATGAGTCCGGCGCCAACGCGGTGGTCAGCAAGGTCGACACACTGGAAGGCATGAGTGCGATCCTGAACACGATTGTCGAGTTCTGGTTCAGTACGGCCCAGCGCTATTATCTCGACTGA
- a CDS encoding lytic murein transglycosylase: MRELIFGRTLEVMRRLAAGLLVAVIAAGAGSGDALADRGFDTWVRDFWPQAHSAGISRAVYQRAFAGVTLDREVVNKTDRQAEFVKPVWEYLNSAVSDKRLVNGRAMLDEHARLLDRIEAKYGVDRHVVVAIWGMESSYGAVLDNPKIVRNVIQSLASLAYAGGRYQRFGRTQLIAALKILQRGDISADGLTGSWAGAMGHTQFIPATYNGYAVDFDGDGRRDIWNSIADALGSTAAYLNRFGWVSGKTWGYEVSLPEGFDYSLADGRSERSLGKWAALGVRRAKGSAFPRPEDDAWLLLPAGAGGAAFLMLKNFSVIKRYNNADAYALAVGHLADRLRGGEAFVADWPESERPLTSDQTKLLQEVLSRRGYPVGAIDGKLGPNTRAAIRKFQRSVGLTPDGYPSTGLLGRARGDS, translated from the coding sequence ATGCGCGAATTGATATTTGGGCGAACTCTTGAAGTCATGCGGCGGCTCGCCGCCGGGCTGCTCGTCGCGGTGATCGCGGCCGGCGCTGGATCCGGCGACGCGCTCGCGGATCGCGGGTTCGACACCTGGGTGCGGGATTTCTGGCCGCAGGCGCACAGTGCCGGGATCTCGCGCGCAGTGTACCAGCGCGCCTTCGCCGGCGTGACGCTCGACCGGGAGGTGGTGAACAAGACCGATCGCCAGGCCGAGTTCGTCAAACCGGTGTGGGAGTACCTCAACAGCGCGGTATCCGACAAGCGGCTGGTCAACGGCCGCGCCATGCTCGACGAGCACGCGCGGCTGCTCGACCGGATCGAGGCCAAATACGGCGTCGATCGCCATGTCGTGGTGGCGATCTGGGGCATGGAGTCCTCCTACGGCGCGGTCCTGGACAACCCCAAGATCGTGCGCAACGTCATCCAGTCGCTGGCGAGCCTTGCCTATGCCGGCGGACGCTACCAGCGGTTTGGGCGCACGCAGCTGATCGCCGCCCTGAAGATCCTGCAGCGCGGCGACATCTCGGCAGACGGGCTGACGGGCTCCTGGGCGGGCGCCATGGGTCACACGCAGTTCATCCCCGCAACCTACAACGGCTATGCAGTGGATTTCGACGGCGATGGCCGCCGTGACATCTGGAACTCGATTGCCGACGCGCTGGGATCGACCGCGGCCTATCTGAACCGTTTCGGTTGGGTCAGCGGCAAGACCTGGGGCTATGAGGTGAGCCTGCCGGAGGGTTTCGACTATTCGCTCGCCGACGGCCGCTCCGAGCGCAGTCTCGGAAAATGGGCGGCGCTGGGCGTTCGCCGGGCAAAAGGATCGGCGTTCCCCCGGCCCGAGGACGATGCCTGGTTGTTGTTGCCCGCGGGCGCGGGCGGAGCGGCCTTCCTGATGCTGAAGAATTTTTCCGTCATCAAGCGCTACAACAATGCCGATGCCTATGCGCTTGCGGTGGGGCATCTTGCCGACCGGTTGCGCGGCGGCGAGGCGTTTGTGGCGGACTGGCCGGAGAGTGAGCGGCCGCTCACGTCGGACCAGACGAAGCTCCTGCAAGAGGTGTTGTCGCGGCGCGGCTATCCGGTTGGCGCCATCGATGGCAAGCTCGGTCCGAACACGCGCGCGGCGATCCGCAAGTTCCAGCGTTCGGTCGGCCTCACGCCCGATGGATACCCGAGCACCGGCTTGCTGGGACGGGCGCGCGGCGACAGCTGA